The Ornithinibacillus sp. 4-3 region AAATGAAAAGCAAGGATTAGAATATTTAAACCGACTTCTGGAACTTATATCTAGAGGTCGGTTTTTTTATCGTAATTTACACTTTAAAATCTAAGTTAGATGATAATTAGCCAACAATTAATCGTCTTTATAAGTGATATTTCGTTTTGTTTTTCTCTTGCAATTATTCTAAAGATTTAGGATAATAAAATAAAGGGATGAAAGGGAGAGTTCCATGAAAAAGCAAAAAAGGCCTTATCTATTTATTATGTACACTGGTCAGCCTATTCATGCTCGAAGAGAAATACCATACGAAATAAAATTAACAACTCGATTACTATTAGATGAACTGTGCTTTCAGTGGAATAAAACAAGATTAGAAGAAGCTATCAATGAATCCCTTGAAACAGGTAATCGCGCAGAATTTTATCAATTAAGTGAAGCATATCGTTTAACAATAAGAGAATAATGTTCAAGCCTCATTTCAATTAGCTTATAGCGATGGAATGGGGTTTTAATTTTTTACGAGTTGTAAAGCCATCATCTCTATTAGGTGGAAGGAGAGGCTCGCCAATGAATCCAGTCTTACTTTGCCTAGGTTCCGTAAAAAAAACTATTTCAAAAAATGAAAAAGAATAAAGAAACTATTCATTATGAAAAAATTTGGTACAATAGAAGATGATGGTTATGATGATAAAGGAGGAAAATACATATGGAGTTTCGTATTGAGAAAGATACATTAGGAGAAGTGAAAGTACCTGCTGATAAATTCTGGGGTGCACAGACAGAGCGTAGTAAACAGAATTTCCCAATTGGAAATGAGAAAATGCCTCAAGAAATCATTCGTGCGTTTGCAATTTTAAAACAAAGCACAGCGAAAGCAAATTGTGAATTAGGCCTTTTAGATAAAATCAAGGCAGATGCAATTACGTATGCAACAGAAGAAATTCTTGCCGGAAATGTAGACGATCATTTCCCATTAGTAGTATGGCAAACAGGTAGTGGAACACAGTCTAACATGAACGTCAATGAAGTAATCGCATTTGTAGGAAATAAGTGGTTAGAAGAGCAAGGTAAAGAAGAGCGTATTCATCCAAATGATGATGTAAACAAATCACAAAGCTCTAATGATACTTATCCAACAGCTATGCATGTTGCATTTGTCTTAAAGCTAGAGGATTATATGCTACCAGCAGTTAAGCAATTAAAAGGTACACTAGAAGAAAAAATGAATGCATTTATGGATATTGTTAAAATCGGACGTACACATTTACAGGATGCGACACCATTAACATTAGGTCAAGAAATTAGTGGTTGGCACCGTATGTTAGAAAAAGCAGAAGTGATGATTCAGGAAAGTGCAAATCACTTAAAAGAATTAGCAATTGGTGGGACAGCTGTAGGAACAGGCTTAAATGCACATCCTGATTTCTCTAACCTTGTATGTAAAGCAATCTCAGAATATACAGGGAAAGAATTCACGTCTGCGTCTAACAAATTCCATTCTTTAACAAGCTATGATGAAGCAGTTTATGCACATGGGGCATTAAAAGCACTTGCTGCAGATATGATGAAGATTGCAAATGACGTAAGATGGTTAGCTAGTGGTCCTCGTTGTGGTATTGGTGAAATTACTATTCCTGCTAATGAGCCGGGAAGCTCAATCATGCCAGGTAAAGTAAATCCAACTCAAAGTGAATCTGTTACAATGGTTGTTACACAGGTAATGGGAAATGATGCAGCAATTGGATTTGCAGCAAGCCAGGGTAATTTCGAATTAAACGTATTCAAGCCAGTTATCGCATATAACTTCTTACAATCTTGTCAAATACTAGCAGATAGTATCGTGTCATTTGATCTTCGTTGCGCACAAGGTATTGAAGCAGATCGTGAGAAAATCGAGAAGAATTTAAATGATTCATTAATGTTAGTAACTGCATTAAATCCGCATATTGGTTATTACAATGCGGCTAAAATTGCACAAACTGCATATGAAGATAATGCTACATTAAAAGAAACTGCTGTTAAACTTGGTTTATTAACAGAAGAAGAATTTGATAAATTTGTTATTCCAGAAGAAATGACATATCCAAAAGCATAAAAGCAGCTAAAAGTGGTTGGGACAAAAGAAGATTTTAACTCAAAAACTGAACAATGTATAAATGAGGTGTAAAAAACTTATTACCTTCTATTGTAATAAGGGATTCGCACATCATGGGAGCAATTATTTGCTTCATAAATGTTTAGAGTTTGTTGGGTTAAAGGTCTTTTGTTCCAACCCTTTTTTGGTATCTTAAAAAATATAAAAGTTTTTCCAAAATTAATTTTTATGCAGAGATAGCGCTGTCTAGCTCCAAGCGCCAAAAACTACGAGATTTCGCGTCACGCCCTACGATAAGTCAACATCGGCTCTGTTTTATAAGGAAACCGACTAAAACCAGGCTAAAGCCTAACGTCGGATACCCCTAAAGGGGCATGTTTCCTTTATCTTGGTTGTGCCACTCCAATCTCTATGTTTTTCGACGCACAGGACGTTGTGCTCGTGACGTCACGTTTTTAGCCTGTAACGGCGCGCTCTACGCTTTTCATTATACAGCCAAGCTTCGTTTTGTTATAGTGGAAAAAGACAAAGGAGGGTGAAAAAATGTCAAATGTATATGATCAAGCATATTTATTGGAGAAAGCAGTTCGCGAAAGCGATGGCTATCAAAATTTAAAATCCGCTTTTGAAACGGTTATGGGTAATCCAGAATCTAAAAAACTATTTGAGGATTTCCGTAATACTCAAATCCAATTACAAGAAAAACAAATGCAAGGCGCAGAAATCACAGAAGAAGAAGTAGAAGCTGCTAAAACAGTTGTAGAAGCAGTGCAGGCACATGATTCTATTTCTAAATTGATGGAAGCAGAGCAACATTTAAATGTGATTATTAATGAAGTAAGTGGAATCATTATGAAACCTTTAGAAGATTTATACGGAGCTCCTGGTGAACAGGAATAGTTAAATCAAAAAATATCCTCCTATCTCATTTCTGAGCAGGAGGATATTTTTTGATTAATTAACGATGAAAGAGCAAGAGCTTTCCATCAGAGGAAACACAACGATGTGTTCTTTCAGCGTTACCTGACTCCAACAATAATTGTTTACCTAATTCTTTTGCCTTTTCATGATTTTCTGCTGTAAATGTCTCTTCCAATAACTTTTTCCCAGTTTTATCAAAAGCAGTTAATATGTATTTATCCATAGTCATTCCCCTTTCTCACAAATCCGCTGACAGTAATGATTCCTTTAAAAGAGTGTTAAAAAAGTTCATCTACTTAACCAATGGTGATTCTTTTTTGAACACACGCTTTAAGGAAGCTTCTATGATGATATTGTATCATTATTTGGAAAAGATGAAACATTCTTTTGGATAAATTCCCTTGAAATAAGATAGGAACGTGCATTCGTAGTGCTTGTTTGATAAACTAGAGAAAACATAACTCGATTTTCTAAATAGAAAGTGTGAAATAAATGACAAAAGAAATTTCCTTTATTCATGCAGCGGATCTCCACTTAGATAGTCCTTTTATCGGCTTGGCAAATTTACCTGAATTTATTTATCAAGCGATAAAAGATAGTACTTTTCAGGCTTTGGACAATCTTGTGCAAGTAGCCATTGAAAAGCAGGTTGATTTTGTTCTGCTTGTAGGTGATTTATTTGATAATGAAAAACAAAGTATTAAGGCTCAGATGCGATTGCGAACGGCTTTTGAAAAACTATCTCATCATCAAATTCCAGTATATCTTTCATATGGAAATCATGACTTTATAAAAGGAAATAAGTATAGGATAACATTCCCAGAAAATGTATTTGTTTTTCCTTCAGAGCAAGTTGAATTTTTTATTTATAAGAAAAAAAGGCAGCCGCTAGCTACAATTCATGGGTTTAGCTATGAAACGAGAGCTGTAACGACAAATAAAACGATTGATTATATAGTAAATGAGGAACTTTCCTCTATTCCATACCATATTGCGATGCTGCATGGGAGTGTAGAGCAGACAAAAGAACATGATACTTATGCTCCATTCCAAATATCGGAATTAAAGCAGAAACCTTTTCATTATTGGGCATTAGGGCATATTCATAAACGACAAATTTTAAGTGAACACCCTCCAATCATCTACTCTGGTAATATTCAGGGGAGACATCGGAAGGAAACAGGTGAGAAAGGCTGCTATCATGTAACGTTATCTGAGTCCGGTGCAGATTTTTCTTTTATTTCTTTAGAGGAGATTCAGTTCATTCATATAGATGTGGATTTAACAGAGATAAATAAGATTGATGAAGTGGAAGAGGTAATGACTTTGGAAATGTCTAAACTTCCTGAGCAAATGAATTATTTAATAGATCTTCAGTTGAAGATTGATGATACAGAAAGACCAGACTGGCAAGAAAAAATAACAGAAGTACTGGATTGGTTAAATGAACAGCAAGAGACAGAGGATTGGAAGTATATTTTTCGTACGAGATATCATGTACAAAGGAAGAATGATGATTTAGCTGGTAATCATTTTATTGGTGAATTAATTCATCAATTTGAAGATATCCCAATAGAAAATTACTTAAATGAACTTCTTACTCATCCAAAAGGAAAGAAATATGTATCTGATTTTTTAGCCACTCATTCTAAAGTACTGTTAAAAGAAGAGGCAAAGCAATTGCTAATTCATGAACTCTTGTATAAGAGAGGTGAATAAAGTTGAAATTTGTTAAGGCGACAATTTTTGGCTTTGGAAAATGGTCCAATTATTCTATTGATTTCACAAAGGATTCCTTTATTTGTATCGTTGGAGAAAATGAATCTGGAAAATCAACTTTACAGAAATTTATTCAGTTTATGCTATTCGGATATCCTCCTAAGAAAAGGAAAAAATATCGTTCCAAAACATCAGGAGCTATGGGAGGTAGATTAACTGTAAATGATCCAGAAATTGGAGAATTTACAATCGAAAGAATTGACGAAGTGCATAATGGTGCTGCTATTTGTATGATGGAAAATGGAGAAAGATATGATGAATCATGGTTAAAGGAAAGAATGAAGGGACTTACGGAAAATATATATCGATCCATATTTTCATTCACAGCGCTTGATTTACATACAATTAATGCAATGGATGATCATGATTTAACAGAAATTTTACTTGGGATTGGTCTAACCGGTTCTAGTGAGATCTACGTCACGGAAAAATATTTAGATAAAGAATTAGGTATTCTCTTTAAAAAGTATGGATCTAAACCAGAAATCAATCAACAAATAGAGAAATTAAATGCTCTAGAGAAGAAACAAGAGGTCTTAAGAAAAGAAGAAGAAGTCTACCAAGAGCAAAAGCATCAAATGGAGAAACTCAAAGAAGAAATCATAGATATCCAAGCGCAATTAACAGAGATAACACAGGAAAAGGAAACAGTAGAAAAACAATTACATGTGTTACCGATGCTAAAAGAGTACCAACAGGTGAAAAATGGCTTGCGAGAAGATGTCGATATGCGTTTTCCTGAAAAAGGCTTAGAACGTATAGAGAATCTGAAAAATAAGTTTCTCTCCTTACAAAGTGAATTAGCCATGTTAAATAGTACACTTAGTAGCCATCAAACAGCCTTAGAAGAAAAACAAGAACACTTAATAGAAGAATCTATTTTCCAGGAGATAGAAGCTGTTTGGTATCGCAAAAATGATATCCTTGAAAATGAACAACAAATCATATCATTACAGAAACAAATAGAACGTATAGATTTGCAGCTAGATTCTTTATTGAGAGAGCTGAATCTTGATATAAATAAAAATAATTTAGAGCAGTATAAAATCTCCTTTCAGCAAGAGAAGCAGTGGAATAAATTAAAGCATGACACAGAGCATGTTTTAAAAGAACAACAGCAATATGAAAATGAAATAGAAGCAGTGAAAAGACAAAGAAATTCTTTATTGAATGATATGTTTACATTAGAAGCAGAGCTGCTGGACGAAGAAGAATATCAAAATTTATCTGCCAAATTACAGGAATATCATCAGCAACAATCACATCAGCAGGACATTAATGTTGCGATAAATAAATGGACGAACAAACGAACACACCAATGGAGAAGAACAAAACAAATACTAATTGGCAGTATTTTATTCGGTGGAATATTAACAGTACTCGCATATTGGTTCTCCATCTCCTTTTTATACAGTATTGCAGGTATTGTTGCCATTATAGGAGTTGGACAATGGTGGATGCAGAGGCAATGGATTTCAGAAACCGATAATGTTTTGCAGACAAGAACAGATGGTGAACTTGATATTTCTATTGAAGAATTGCGTAGCTTGGAAGCTAAATTAAAAAAATACGAAGCACGAAATGAAGATTTAAAAGCGAAGCAACAACAGCTTGATCGTGTGGAAAGTGATTTAATTCGCTTAGAGGAAAAATTAACACAAATAAATAAGCAGTTAACTCATTTAAAGCAGGAGAAGGAAGTCATATGTGAAGCGTATCCTTTTCTAGAGGCGGTAGCAGTTGAATACTGGCCAGATGTGTTTCATAAAGTGCAACGAATTCAACATATAGATAGCGATAAAAGGCAATTAGAAAACCAATATAGTGAGTTACTCAAGCATCAAGAGGAAAATGTTTCTGAATTAGCTCAGATTATGAAGCAGCTAGGTGAAGTAGAGCAAATAAATAACTTACAAGAAAACGAAGTTAATATTAGAAATGGAATAAAAAAGTTGGAAAAATGTGTTCAGGAACAAAATGAACTGAAAAAGTTGCAAAGACATTTTGCGCAATTGATTCAAGAAGAGATGGAGAAGAAACAAGCATTACAAAAAAGTATTCATATTTATAAGACAGAAATAAACCAATTATACCAAGAGACAGGTGTAGATTCAGAAGAAGCGTATTATGAAAAAGCAATTCAAGTAAATCGTCAAAAAGACCTGCTGGATAAACATACCTTATTAACACAGCAACTTTCTCTCTATTTTCAGAAAGCTGATTGGCAGGCTTATGCGAAAGAGAGCTTTACAGAGTTTATGTTAGAATCACAGCGTAATCAAATAATCGAAAAAAGAGATATAAAGGAAAAAATACTAGCAGATAAACAGCAAGAATTAGCAAATTTACAGGCCAAAATAAAACAAATAGAAGCTTCAGAAACTTATTCAAATAGTATTCATCAGTTTCAAATGGAGAAGGAAAAGCTTTATGAGCTAACAAGGAAGTGGGCTGTTCTTAAAATAGCTAATGAAGTTTTACAAGAAACAAAAAGAGAGTATCGTGATAAATATTTAACTGATATTATAGAGAGAACAACAGTATTTTTCTCACGATTAACAGGAGAAAAGTATGTGAAAATTATTGCGCCAAAAGAAGCAGAAAAGTTTAAAGTAATCGATCAAAAGGGTACTATTTTTATAGTAGATGAGTTGTCGAAGGGGACAATTGATCAATTACACATTTCATTAAAACTAGCAATTAGTCAGGTAATGAGCGAGTATTTTCAACTTCCGATTATCATTGATGATGCATTTGTTCATTTTGATGGGGAAAGAGCGAAAAAAATGTTTGATATTTTACGAATGATTTCTAAGCAACAGCAAGTATTGTATTTTACTTGTCAGGAACAATCTACGACATTTCTAGAAGAAATACATTGTATGAAGATACATTAAGAAATGGAGGAGGGGGAGCATGAAGATGGGGATTGGAGAGCTAGCAGTAGGAGAAAATTTTGAAGGATTTTTATTAATAAGAGAAGCGAGTAAAAGCGTTGCGAGCAATGGCAAGCCATTTTTAACACTAATTCTACGTGATCGTA contains the following coding sequences:
- a CDS encoding IDEAL domain-containing protein; translated protein: MKKQKRPYLFIMYTGQPIHARREIPYEIKLTTRLLLDELCFQWNKTRLEEAINESLETGNRAEFYQLSEAYRLTIRE
- the fumC gene encoding class II fumarate hydratase translates to MEFRIEKDTLGEVKVPADKFWGAQTERSKQNFPIGNEKMPQEIIRAFAILKQSTAKANCELGLLDKIKADAITYATEEILAGNVDDHFPLVVWQTGSGTQSNMNVNEVIAFVGNKWLEEQGKEERIHPNDDVNKSQSSNDTYPTAMHVAFVLKLEDYMLPAVKQLKGTLEEKMNAFMDIVKIGRTHLQDATPLTLGQEISGWHRMLEKAEVMIQESANHLKELAIGGTAVGTGLNAHPDFSNLVCKAISEYTGKEFTSASNKFHSLTSYDEAVYAHGALKALAADMMKIANDVRWLASGPRCGIGEITIPANEPGSSIMPGKVNPTQSESVTMVVTQVMGNDAAIGFAASQGNFELNVFKPVIAYNFLQSCQILADSIVSFDLRCAQGIEADREKIEKNLNDSLMLVTALNPHIGYYNAAKIAQTAYEDNATLKETAVKLGLLTEEEFDKFVIPEEMTYPKA
- a CDS encoding YlbF family regulator, with product MSNVYDQAYLLEKAVRESDGYQNLKSAFETVMGNPESKKLFEDFRNTQIQLQEKQMQGAEITEEEVEAAKTVVEAVQAHDSISKLMEAEQHLNVIINEVSGIIMKPLEDLYGAPGEQE
- a CDS encoding YhzD family protein yields the protein MDKYILTAFDKTGKKLLEETFTAENHEKAKELGKQLLLESGNAERTHRCVSSDGKLLLFHR
- a CDS encoding exonuclease SbcCD subunit D, whose translation is MTKEISFIHAADLHLDSPFIGLANLPEFIYQAIKDSTFQALDNLVQVAIEKQVDFVLLVGDLFDNEKQSIKAQMRLRTAFEKLSHHQIPVYLSYGNHDFIKGNKYRITFPENVFVFPSEQVEFFIYKKKRQPLATIHGFSYETRAVTTNKTIDYIVNEELSSIPYHIAMLHGSVEQTKEHDTYAPFQISELKQKPFHYWALGHIHKRQILSEHPPIIYSGNIQGRHRKETGEKGCYHVTLSESGADFSFISLEEIQFIHIDVDLTEINKIDEVEEVMTLEMSKLPEQMNYLIDLQLKIDDTERPDWQEKITEVLDWLNEQQETEDWKYIFRTRYHVQRKNDDLAGNHFIGELIHQFEDIPIENYLNELLTHPKGKKYVSDFLATHSKVLLKEEAKQLLIHELLYKRGE
- a CDS encoding AAA family ATPase translates to MKFVKATIFGFGKWSNYSIDFTKDSFICIVGENESGKSTLQKFIQFMLFGYPPKKRKKYRSKTSGAMGGRLTVNDPEIGEFTIERIDEVHNGAAICMMENGERYDESWLKERMKGLTENIYRSIFSFTALDLHTINAMDDHDLTEILLGIGLTGSSEIYVTEKYLDKELGILFKKYGSKPEINQQIEKLNALEKKQEVLRKEEEVYQEQKHQMEKLKEEIIDIQAQLTEITQEKETVEKQLHVLPMLKEYQQVKNGLREDVDMRFPEKGLERIENLKNKFLSLQSELAMLNSTLSSHQTALEEKQEHLIEESIFQEIEAVWYRKNDILENEQQIISLQKQIERIDLQLDSLLRELNLDINKNNLEQYKISFQQEKQWNKLKHDTEHVLKEQQQYENEIEAVKRQRNSLLNDMFTLEAELLDEEEYQNLSAKLQEYHQQQSHQQDINVAINKWTNKRTHQWRRTKQILIGSILFGGILTVLAYWFSISFLYSIAGIVAIIGVGQWWMQRQWISETDNVLQTRTDGELDISIEELRSLEAKLKKYEARNEDLKAKQQQLDRVESDLIRLEEKLTQINKQLTHLKQEKEVICEAYPFLEAVAVEYWPDVFHKVQRIQHIDSDKRQLENQYSELLKHQEENVSELAQIMKQLGEVEQINNLQENEVNIRNGIKKLEKCVQEQNELKKLQRHFAQLIQEEMEKKQALQKSIHIYKTEINQLYQETGVDSEEAYYEKAIQVNRQKDLLDKHTLLTQQLSLYFQKADWQAYAKESFTEFMLESQRNQIIEKRDIKEKILADKQQELANLQAKIKQIEASETYSNSIHQFQMEKEKLYELTRKWAVLKIANEVLQETKREYRDKYLTDIIERTTVFFSRLTGEKYVKIIAPKEAEKFKVIDQKGTIFIVDELSKGTIDQLHISLKLAISQVMSEYFQLPIIIDDAFVHFDGERAKKMFDILRMISKQQQVLYFTCQEQSTTFLEEIHCMKIH